In Methylobacterium sp. WL1, the sequence CGCAGCCACTTGGAGGCGGGTGCGCCAGTAGGGCAGCGCCATCACGCGCCAGACATAGGCGTCGAGGGTGGAGGGGGGCAGCAACGCGAGTTCCGGATCGTGCTCGGGGTCCTGGGTATGGCGGTGATGGGCCAAGTGGAAGGCCGTGTAGAAGTGCCAGTTCAGGAGCGACGGGCAGGCCACCAGCCAGCCGACGACGGCGTTGGCCCGGCGCGAGCGGAATGCGGTCAGGTGGATCGTCTCGTGGATCGGCGCGAACAACGCCGATTGCACGATGCCGAGCAGCAGCATGGCGGGCAGCAGCGTCCACGGCCCGGAGCGCCAGACCAGCCAGCCGGAGCCGGCCAACATCAGGACATGCGCGCCGAGGCGCATCGCACCGCGCAGGTCCGAGCGCTGCGACAGCGCCTTCACCTCCGCGCCCGTCAGAATTCGTCCGCTCGCCGAAGCCATGGATCTCCCCGAGAGTTGCAGGCGCCTCGAAAAACACACGCCTGGTGCATCATCCGTGCCGGTGCCGCGGGCCTTCGTCGCCGAACCGGCGGACGCGCTCAGGCGGTCCGCGCCTCGGGCGCCGACGCGTCGAGGCCGCCGAACAGGCGGCGGCCGGGCATCGCGGCCACGAGGCCGCGCGTGTAGGGGTGCTCGGGCGCGGCGAAGATCGCAGCGGCCGGTCCCGCCTCGACGATCCGGCCCTGCTGCATCACCGCGACCCGGTCGGCGATCCGGGCCGCGATGCGCAGGTCGTGGGTGATGAACAGCATCGCGAGGTTGTACTCGGCGCGGAGCTCCGCCAGCAGGTCGAGCACGCGGGCCTGTACGGAAACGTCGAGCGCCGAAACCGCCTCGTCCGCTACGAGGACGCGCGGCTTGAGCGCCAGCGCCCGGGCGATGCAGATGCGCTGGCGCTGGCCGCCGGAGAACTCGTGCGGGAAGCGGTCGGCCGCGCCGGCCTTCAGGCCGACCCGGTCGAGCAGCGCCCGTGCCTCGGCGACGGCCTCGGCCTTCGGCACGCCGTAGGCCATCGGGCCGCGGGCGATCGCCTCGCCGACCCTCTGGCGCGGGTTCAGCGCCGCGAACGGGTCCTGGAACACGATCTGGAGGCGGCGGCGTGCGACCCGGAGGGCTTCGCCCCGCAGGGCCAGGAGATCCTGGCCCTCGAAGCGGACACGGCCCGAATCCGGCTCGGCCAGACGCAGGATCATCTGCCCCAGGGTCGACTTGCCCGACCCCGACTCGCCCACCACCGCCACCGTCTCGCCGGCCGACAGCGTGAGGGAGATCCCGTCCGCGGCGACCACGCGCCGGGCTGGACGGAACCAGCCCTGCCGGGTGATGAAGGTCTTGGAGAGTGCTTCGATCTCGAGCAGCGGCGGCGACGCCGCCGTCGTCCTGCGGGGCGTGCGGCCGCCGCCATGCGGCACCGCGGCGATCAATGCCCGGGTGTAGGGGTCGCGCGGCGCGGTCAGGACCGCCTCGGCGCTGCCCTGCTCGACGACCCGGCCGTCGCGCATCACCACGACGCGGTCGGCCATCTCGGCGACCACGCCGAAATCGTGCGTGATCAGCAGGACGCCCATCTGCCGCTCGCTCTGGAGGCGGCGGATTAGCGCCAGGATCTGCGCCTGCGTGGTCACGTCGAGGGCGGTGGTCGGCTCGTCGGCCACCAGCAGCGCCGGATTGTTGGCCATGGCGATGGCGATCATCACCCGCTGGCGCTGGCCGCCCGACAGCGCGAACGGGAAGCTGGCCCGGATCCGCGCCGGGTCGGGCAGGCCGACATCCTGGATCAGCGCGCCGACCCGTGCTCCGACCGCGGAGCGCGGCGTTTCCGGCGCATGGGCCCGTATGCCCTCGGCGATCTGCTCGCCGATCCGTTTCAGCGGGTTCAGTGCGCTGAGCGGCTCCTGGAAGATCATCGCGGCCTCGCGTCCGCGGACGGTGCGCATCTCCGCCTCGGAGGCGGTGGCGATGTCGCGCCCGCGCAGCGCGACCGCGCCGCCGGCCACCGTCACCCCCGACGGCAGCAGGCCCAGGATCGCGTGGGCGATCATCGACTTGCCCGACCCCGACTCGCCCACGAGGCAGACGATCTCGTTTGCGCCCACCGTGATCGAGACGTCGCTCACCGCCTGGGCCCGGTCGGCGCCCCGCGGCAGGCTTACGGAGAGGTCCGAGATCGTGAGGACCGGCGGGCTCATGCGCCGCTCCGCCGGGCAAGCCGCGGGTTGAGCGCGTCGTTGAGCGCCTCGCCGACGAGGTTGATGGCGAGCACCGTCACGAGGATCGCGGCGCCGGGGAAGACGCTCGTCCACCAGGCCTGCCGGATGACCGTGCGGGCGGCGCCGACCATGTAGCCCCAGGACATCAGGTTCGGATCGCCCAGACCGAGGAAACTCAGCGCGCTCTCGATCAGGATCGCGGTGGCCACCGTGAGCGAGCCGGTGACGATGATCGGCGCCAGGGCGTTCGGCAGGATGTGGCGCAGGACCAGGGCCGCGGGGCGCTCGCCCTGGCAGGCGGCGGCCCGCACGAAGTCCCGGTTCTTCAGCCGCAGGAACTCGCCGCGGGTCAGGCGTGCCAGCGGCGGCCAGCTGATCGCCGCGATCGCCAGGATCTCGTGGGCGAGCGACGGCCCGAGGGTCGCGACCAGCAGTACCGCCAGGATGAAGCCGGGAATCGTCTGGAACAGCTCGGCGATCCGCATCAGCACGGCGTCGACGACGCCGCCGAACCATCCGGCCGTCGCCCCGATCGCCACGCCGATCAGCAGCGCTGCGAGCGTCGAGGCGAGGCCGATCGCCAGCGAGACCCGGGCGCCATGGGCGAGGCCGGCGGCGATGTCCCGGCCCATCGTGTCGGAGCCCAAGGGCAGATCGGGGCTGAGCGGCGGCTCGAAGGGCGCGCCGACCATCTCCCAGGGATCGACCGGGACGAGGAGCGGCGCGAAGATCGCCACCACGACCACCGCCACGAGCAGCACGAGGCCGATCACCCCGCCGGGATTGCGCAGGAACGCCCGGACGAACCCCATCACGCGGCCTTCGCGGAGGCGTCAATCCGCGGATCGATGAGCCGCGAGAGCAGGTCGGTCAGCATGTTGATGACGATCACGAGCACGGACATGACGAGGAAGATCCCAAGCAGGACCGGGTAGTCGCGCTGGCTGAGGGCCTCGAACACCAGCCGGCCGAGCCCCGGCCAGGCGAAGACGGTCTCGACCACCACCGAGCCGCCCACGAGCGCCCCGGCCTGCATGCCGGCGACGGTGACCACCGGCAGGATCGCGTTGCGGATCATGTGGTCGCGGATCACGCGTCCGCGGGTAAGCCCCTTGGCCCGGGCGGTCTTCACGAAATCCTGGGCGGCCACCTCGACGATCGAGCTCCGCATCAGGCGGGCGTAGACCGCCAGATAGACCGCGGCGAGCGACAGGACGGGCAGGATCAGATGGGCCAGCACGTCGCCGACCTGCCCCAGCGGCGAGAGGGTCGCGCCGACGCTGCGGTAGCCGAAGGCCGGCAGCCATTCGAGCTGGACCGAGAAGACCAGCACCAGCATCAGGCCGAGCCAGAAGACCGGCATGGCGTAGAGCACCAGCGCCACGAGGCCGATCAGCGTGTCGGACCACCGGCCCGCCCGGACGCCCGACAGGGTACCGAGCAGGATCCCGGACCCGAGCGCCAGGGCGAAGGCCGTGCCGGTGAGCAGCAGGGTCGCGGGCAGGCGCTCCAGCACGAGGCCGAGCACCGGCCGCTGCTGCCGGTAGGAATAGCCGAGGTCGAGCCGCAGGACCCGGCCGAGATAGGTCGCGAGTTGCACCGGGTAGGGCTTGTCGAGGCCGTATTCCGCCCGGAGCTGCCGGAGAAGCGTCTCGTCCGAGGCGCCGGACTGGCCCGCGATGACCTGGGCCGGATCGCCGGGCGCCGCGTGGACGAGGGCGAAGTTCACACTGGCGATGACCAGGATCACCGCCAGCGTCCGCGCGATCCAGGCGGCCAGGGCGGCCATCGTCCTCATGCGCGATAGGCCCGGGCGAAGGTGTCGTTCACGCCGCTGCCCGTGACGACGAGATCCTTGATGCGCTTGTCGGTGAAGGTCGGGAAATCGAGTTCGGTGAGCCAGGCCACCGCGGCGTCCTCGACCAGGATCTTCTGGACCCGGCTGTAGAGCGCCTGCCGGGTCGCGTCGTCCCGCGCCACGGCAGCCTCCTCGAACAACCTGTCGACTTCCGGATTGCTGTATCCGGAGGTGTTCGAGAACAGGATGCCCTTGCGGATGTTCGTGGAGATGTAGGAGCGCGAGACGCCGAGAGCGGGATCCCCGTATTGGTAGGTCCAGGGCGCGGAGATCTCGAACTCCCAGTTGCCGCATCGCGCCGCCCAGCCGCCGACGTCGATGCCTTCCAGCACGATGTCGATCCCGACCTTGCCGAGGGACTGGCGCACGTACTCGGCCACCCGCTGCCACAGCTCGCCGTAGGGCGGCACCAGGTATTTCAGGCTTACCCGCTTGCCGCCCGCGCCGGGCTTCAGCCCCATCTCGTCCAGGAGCGCCGCTGCCTTGGCCGGGGCATACTCGTAGGTCTTCACGTCCGGCTCGTAGAACCGCGTCTTCGAGGAGACCGGGCCGGTGGCGACCTTGCCGAGGCCGAAGAAGACGCGCTTGCGCAGGGCCTCCCGGTCGATGGCGTAGAGCACCGCCTGCCGGAATCGCCGGTCGTTCATCGGCGCGATGCGCGTGTTCATCTCCAGCCAGAGATGGGGGGCGTAGAACTCGTAGCCCTTCGTGGTCATGTCGAGGTTCGGCAGCGCCTTGAGGCGCGGCACGTCGAAGGCCTCGACGTCGTTCCACTGGGTCAGCTGGATCGTGCCGCTCTCCAGGGCGACGGCCCGGGAGGCCGCGTCCGGAATGACGCGGTAGTAGATCTCGTCGAGATAGGGTTCACCGTTGCGGTAATAGCCTTCGTGGCGCACGAGGTGGATGTGGGATCCCTTGACCCATTCCTTGAGCTTGAACGGGCCGGTGCCGATCGCCCGGGCGTTGTTCGGGTTCTGCCGCAGATCGGTGTTCTCGTAGAGCGCTTTGGAGATGATCGGCGCGGTGGTGGCGTCGAAAGCGTGCAGGAACGGCGCGAACGGCTCCTTCAGCTTGAACACCACGGTGAGCGGGTCCGGCGCTTCGGCGGACGCAAGGCGCGAGAACGTGCCGCGCGCCCTCGCATGAGCCTCCATCAGCGCCTTCGTGACGGAGAACACCACATCCTCCGAGGTCATCGGCGACCCGTCGTGGAAGGTGATCCCGGGAAACAGCTTGAACGTGTAGGTCAGGCCATCCGGGCTGCGCTCCCAGCTCTGGGCCATGCCGGGCTTCGGCGTCAGATCGAAATCGTAGGTGAGCAGGCTCTCGTAGATCTTGCCGCAGACCGTGAGCGTCGGGGCCTGCTGGTTGAGCGCCGAGACCAGGATCGGCGGCTCGGGCTGGATCACGGTGTTGAGGACGCCGCCGCGGGTCTGGCCTGCGGCGCGCGTGACGCCGAAGGGGATCGGCCCCGCCGCACCTGCGGCGAGCACGAGCTTGGCGAAATCGCGTCGATTCATCCGGGACCTTTTCAAGCGGCTCGGAGCCCTCCGGGGCGATCCGGCAATCCCCACGGCGAGCTGGGGCCGTTCCAGCCGAATGCATCGAACAGGCCACTTCTGGTGGCGCTAACCCGGCAACCTTCCAATTCGTGGGTGAGGAGGCCCGCACGGTGCCCTCGCGGATCGCGCCGAACGCCCCTGGATCGGCACGCCATCTTTTGCTGGTATCCGGCTTGCTTAGCCGGCTCGGACACAGGGTGAATACGCATGAGACGATTCTGGCTTCCCGGGCTGATTGCAGCCGCGGGTGCGCTCCTCGCGCCGGCACCGGCCGGTGCGGAGACGACGGTGCGGGCCGTGCTCGAGGCGGAGA encodes:
- a CDS encoding ABC transporter substrate-binding protein produces the protein MNRRDFAKLVLAAGAAGPIPFGVTRAAGQTRGGVLNTVIQPEPPILVSALNQQAPTLTVCGKIYESLLTYDFDLTPKPGMAQSWERSPDGLTYTFKLFPGITFHDGSPMTSEDVVFSVTKALMEAHARARGTFSRLASAEAPDPLTVVFKLKEPFAPFLHAFDATTAPIISKALYENTDLRQNPNNARAIGTGPFKLKEWVKGSHIHLVRHEGYYRNGEPYLDEIYYRVIPDAASRAVALESGTIQLTQWNDVEAFDVPRLKALPNLDMTTKGYEFYAPHLWLEMNTRIAPMNDRRFRQAVLYAIDREALRKRVFFGLGKVATGPVSSKTRFYEPDVKTYEYAPAKAAALLDEMGLKPGAGGKRVSLKYLVPPYGELWQRVAEYVRQSLGKVGIDIVLEGIDVGGWAARCGNWEFEISAPWTYQYGDPALGVSRSYISTNIRKGILFSNTSGYSNPEVDRLFEEAAVARDDATRQALYSRVQKILVEDAAVAWLTELDFPTFTDKRIKDLVVTGSGVNDTFARAYRA
- a CDS encoding ABC transporter permease, translating into MGFVRAFLRNPGGVIGLVLLVAVVVVAIFAPLLVPVDPWEMVGAPFEPPLSPDLPLGSDTMGRDIAAGLAHGARVSLAIGLASTLAALLIGVAIGATAGWFGGVVDAVLMRIAELFQTIPGFILAVLLVATLGPSLAHEILAIAAISWPPLARLTRGEFLRLKNRDFVRAAACQGERPAALVLRHILPNALAPIIVTGSLTVATAILIESALSFLGLGDPNLMSWGYMVGAARTVIRQAWWTSVFPGAAILVTVLAINLVGEALNDALNPRLARRSGA
- a CDS encoding ABC transporter permease, with protein sequence MRTMAALAAWIARTLAVILVIASVNFALVHAAPGDPAQVIAGQSGASDETLLRQLRAEYGLDKPYPVQLATYLGRVLRLDLGYSYRQQRPVLGLVLERLPATLLLTGTAFALALGSGILLGTLSGVRAGRWSDTLIGLVALVLYAMPVFWLGLMLVLVFSVQLEWLPAFGYRSVGATLSPLGQVGDVLAHLILPVLSLAAVYLAVYARLMRSSIVEVAAQDFVKTARAKGLTRGRVIRDHMIRNAILPVVTVAGMQAGALVGGSVVVETVFAWPGLGRLVFEALSQRDYPVLLGIFLVMSVLVIVINMLTDLLSRLIDPRIDASAKAA
- a CDS encoding ABC transporter ATP-binding protein, which produces MSPPVLTISDLSVSLPRGADRAQAVSDVSITVGANEIVCLVGESGSGKSMIAHAILGLLPSGVTVAGGAVALRGRDIATASEAEMRTVRGREAAMIFQEPLSALNPLKRIGEQIAEGIRAHAPETPRSAVGARVGALIQDVGLPDPARIRASFPFALSGGQRQRVMIAIAMANNPALLVADEPTTALDVTTQAQILALIRRLQSERQMGVLLITHDFGVVAEMADRVVVMRDGRVVEQGSAEAVLTAPRDPYTRALIAAVPHGGGRTPRRTTAASPPLLEIEALSKTFITRQGWFRPARRVVAADGISLTLSAGETVAVVGESGSGKSTLGQMILRLAEPDSGRVRFEGQDLLALRGEALRVARRRLQIVFQDPFAALNPRQRVGEAIARGPMAYGVPKAEAVAEARALLDRVGLKAGAADRFPHEFSGGQRQRICIARALALKPRVLVADEAVSALDVSVQARVLDLLAELRAEYNLAMLFITHDLRIAARIADRVAVMQQGRIVEAGPAAAIFAAPEHPYTRGLVAAMPGRRLFGGLDASAPEARTA
- a CDS encoding fatty acid desaturase, yielding MASASGRILTGAEVKALSQRSDLRGAMRLGAHVLMLAGSGWLVWRSGPWTLLPAMLLLGIVQSALFAPIHETIHLTAFRSRRANAVVGWLVACPSLLNWHFYTAFHLAHHRHTQDPEHDPELALLPPSTLDAYVWRVMALPYWRTRLQVAAAGLRGDLSAYPFITERAAPRIIRSLRLMCAVLLGVSVLAMVLVGWWAPLVFWIGPQLLGQPFLRLYLLTEHTLCTMDDNGLTNTRTTLTNGLMRLLMWNMPFHTEHHLYPSIPFHRLPDAHAAMRERLVVLQRGYAKWHVGFVRTLRP